One segment of Myxocyprinus asiaticus isolate MX2 ecotype Aquarium Trade chromosome 41, UBuf_Myxa_2, whole genome shotgun sequence DNA contains the following:
- the cebp1 gene encoding CCAAT/enhancer binding protein (C/EBP) 1, whose amino-acid sequence MSNSPPASICMFTPQNATSISSVGTLSLNSDPTGLALSQMSQMDGGLYGQSTGLQGFPKTQDTRSMEQMMGLTYPPYSTCLTSTNTERASQQNQQDFSQFLLPPPVSTIRLPGQKRGLSKDSIEYRLRRERNNIAVRKSRDKARRRVQLTQQRVLQLQDENHRLQLHIQRLSQEVDALRHYLSQRHLQVKEQDITGEDNC is encoded by the exons ATGTCCAACAGTCCACCTGCCTCCATCTGTATGTTTACACCCCAAAATGCGACCTCCATCTCTTCGGTCGGCACCCTGTCTCTGAACTCCGACCCCACCGGTCTGGCACTCAGTCAGATGTCTCAGATGGACGGTGGCCTGTATGGCCAGTCGACGGGCCTTCAAGGGTTTCCCAAGACACAAGACACCCGAAGCATGGAGCAAATGATGGGTTTGACCTACCCGCCCTATTCGACCTGTCTGACCTCCACAAACACAGAGAGAGCATCGCAACAGAATCAACAG GATTTTTCCCAGTTTCTTCTCCCCCCTCCGGTGTCCACCATCCGGCTGCCCGGTCAGAAGAGAGGCCTGAGTAAAGACAGCATCGAATACCGCCTGCGCAGAGAGCGCAACAACATCGCCGTGCGAAAGAGTCGCGATAAAGCCCGCCGTCGTGTGCAGCTCACCCAGCAGAGAGTGCTGCAGCTGCAGGACGAGAATCACAGACTGCAGCTGCACATACAGCGTCTGTCACAGGAGGTGGACGCACTTAGACACTATCTATCACAGCGCCACCTACAGGTGAAAGAGCAGGACATCACCGGAGAAGACAACTGCTGA